A single region of the Kocuria rosea genome encodes:
- a CDS encoding LLM class flavin-dependent oxidoreductase — protein MPATPRVPLSALDLVPLSEGRSTADALREALDLARRLDTSGYRRLWYAEHHNTEAFASSATAVLVGQSLAATERLSVGSGGIMLPNHVPLTVAEAFGTLANLYPGRVELGLGRAPGTDMRTALELRRGHAGHDTFEADVRRLVRLFGGQEQEVVRAPVARHTDVPLWILGSSTGGAEVAARLGLPYAFASHFAPARIMDAIALYRQRFDAQAPTATVERPHVMVAANILAADTDEEARRQFSTHQLLVRGIARNDRRPLQPPVERVELTAAEAGMVQEHLAVSAVGTPERVVADLEQIVELTRADELMLNSYAHDPEVRARSYELVAHAW, from the coding sequence CTGGACCTCGCCCGCCGGCTCGACACCTCCGGCTACCGGCGCCTGTGGTACGCCGAGCACCACAACACGGAGGCGTTCGCGTCCTCCGCCACGGCGGTGCTCGTCGGGCAGTCGCTCGCCGCCACGGAGCGCCTCAGCGTGGGCTCCGGCGGGATCATGCTGCCCAACCACGTGCCGCTGACCGTGGCCGAGGCCTTCGGCACGCTCGCCAACCTCTACCCCGGCCGCGTGGAGCTGGGCCTGGGCCGGGCGCCCGGCACCGACATGCGCACCGCCCTGGAGCTGCGGCGGGGCCACGCCGGCCACGACACCTTCGAGGCCGACGTACGCCGTCTGGTGCGGCTGTTCGGCGGGCAGGAGCAGGAGGTCGTCCGGGCGCCCGTGGCCCGGCACACTGACGTTCCCCTGTGGATCCTCGGCTCGTCGACGGGCGGCGCTGAGGTCGCCGCCCGGCTCGGCCTGCCCTACGCGTTCGCCTCCCACTTCGCCCCGGCCAGGATCATGGACGCCATCGCCCTGTACCGGCAGCGCTTCGACGCGCAGGCCCCGACCGCCACGGTCGAGCGCCCGCACGTGATGGTCGCGGCGAACATCCTCGCCGCCGACACCGACGAGGAGGCGCGACGCCAGTTCAGCACCCACCAGCTGCTGGTGCGCGGGATCGCCCGCAACGACCGCCGGCCGCTCCAGCCGCCCGTCGAGCGCGTGGAGCTCACCGCGGCGGAGGCGGGCATGGTGCAGGAGCACCTCGCCGTCTCGGCGGTCGGCACGCCCGAGCGGGTGGTCGCCGATCTCGAGCAGATCGTCGAGCTCACCCGGGCCGACGAGCTGATGCTCAACAGCTACGCCCACGACCCCGAGGTGCGCGCCCGGTCCTACGAGCTCGTCGCCCACGCCTGGTGA
- a CDS encoding NAD(P)-dependent alcohol dehydrogenase, giving the protein MTTVPALEAVSADSGFRRTTIERRPVGPGDVEIDIHFAGICHSDIHVARDEWGGTHYPVTPGHEIVGRVRAVGESVTGFAPGDTVGVGCFVDSCGRCEYCTGGQEQFCTEGVTATYNTPQADGTPTRGGYSGGIVVDERFVLRVPEALDPARAAPLLCAGITTYAPFRRWGAGPGRRVAVLGMGGLGHVAVKIAAAMGAEVTVLSQSLSKQEDGLAFGATDYWATKDPETFERNKGRFDLILNTVSADLPVEQYLSLLRVDGVLCSVGLPTEPYSVRPGALIGPQRVLTGSMVGGIPQTQEMLDFCAEHGVEAEIELIGADDVDAAYDRVVASDVRYRFVVDVARTLA; this is encoded by the coding sequence ATGACCACCGTCCCCGCCCTCGAGGCCGTCTCCGCCGACTCGGGCTTCCGCCGCACCACGATCGAGCGTCGCCCGGTCGGCCCGGGCGACGTCGAGATCGACATCCACTTTGCCGGCATCTGCCACTCCGACATCCACGTCGCGCGCGACGAGTGGGGCGGCACGCACTACCCCGTCACCCCGGGGCACGAGATCGTCGGCCGCGTCCGCGCGGTCGGGGAGTCCGTGACCGGCTTCGCCCCCGGCGACACGGTGGGCGTCGGCTGCTTCGTCGACTCCTGTGGCCGCTGCGAGTACTGCACCGGCGGCCAGGAGCAGTTCTGCACGGAGGGCGTGACTGCCACCTACAACACGCCCCAGGCCGATGGGACCCCCACCCGGGGCGGCTACAGCGGCGGGATCGTGGTCGACGAGCGGTTCGTCCTGCGCGTCCCCGAGGCGCTCGACCCCGCCCGGGCCGCCCCGCTGCTGTGCGCCGGGATCACCACGTACGCCCCGTTCAGGCGCTGGGGCGCCGGACCGGGCCGGCGGGTGGCCGTCCTGGGCATGGGCGGGCTCGGCCACGTCGCCGTGAAGATCGCCGCCGCCATGGGCGCCGAGGTCACCGTCCTGAGCCAGAGCCTGTCCAAGCAGGAGGACGGCCTGGCCTTCGGCGCGACCGACTACTGGGCCACGAAGGACCCCGAGACCTTCGAGCGCAACAAGGGCCGCTTCGACCTGATCCTCAACACCGTCTCCGCGGACCTGCCCGTCGAGCAGTACCTGTCCCTGCTGCGGGTCGACGGCGTGCTGTGCTCCGTGGGGCTGCCCACCGAGCCGTACAGCGTCCGCCCGGGCGCCCTGATCGGCCCCCAGCGCGTGCTCACCGGGTCGATGGTCGGCGGGATCCCGCAGACGCAGGAGATGCTGGACTTCTGCGCCGAGCACGGCGTGGAGGCCGAGATCGAGCTGATCGGCGCCGACGACGTCGACGCCGCCTACGACCGGGTGGTCGCCTCGGACGTGCGGTACCGCTTCGTCGTCGACGTCGCCCGCACCCTGGCGTAG
- the malQ gene encoding 4-alpha-glucanotransferase — MAHTTTTDGALRRLAEAYRVSTTYSGFDGQEREVPEPTLRAVLDALGADAGDDAAIEACLAQRELAPWRRVLPPVVVAVAGERTRFAVHVPHGSTVRVTLVAEGGARTTAPQVDNWRSPRDVDGVLTGQATFEVPEGLAVGWYEVRAECPEVDGGRAVTTPLAVTPRHLASTDRLHGRHRWGYMAQIYSVTSGRSWGVGDASDLASLAAISGEQGADYLLVNPLHAAEPAPPVEPSPYLPTSRRFFNPLYLRIAEVPEYAYLRPGDLEVVNTLAAIQRKDNLDTSTIDRDRAYAAKLKSLELLFTVRRSPHRQQQLRRFVAEGGQGLQDFGLWCALREELGEDAPEWDDAAARPDAPYAVEARTRLSDRIDFHVWMQWLLDEQLEAAQRAAHLAGMDIGVIHDLAVGVHKQGADAWTLQDVLALGVSVGAPADMYNQKGQNWSQPPWHPERLAEAGYLPWRDMLRTIFRHAGGIRVDHVLGLFRLWWIPDGQEASEGAYVYYDHEAMVGILALEAELAGAVVVGEDLGTLEPWVREYLAERGVLGTSILWFEVDGDEPLPPAQYRELSMASVSTHDFPPTAGFLEGVQVDVRQELGLLARPVEEERAEARRQLDTFFAAVAADGLLPDGDATDEQGLVEALHRYLAQSPALLFNVSLVDAVGERRMQNQPGTGDEYPNWRVPLADSAGNPVLIEQLPDNARANSLVRAVNEALGNRSRLRSVGEPGQPEHTDRTAP, encoded by the coding sequence ATGGCCCACACCACCACCACCGACGGCGCGCTGCGCCGGCTCGCCGAGGCCTACCGGGTCTCCACGACCTACTCCGGGTTCGACGGACAGGAGCGGGAGGTCCCGGAGCCGACGCTGCGCGCCGTGCTCGACGCGCTGGGCGCGGACGCCGGGGACGACGCCGCGATCGAGGCGTGCCTCGCCCAGCGGGAGCTGGCGCCCTGGCGGCGGGTCCTGCCGCCCGTGGTCGTCGCCGTCGCGGGGGAGCGCACCCGCTTCGCCGTGCACGTCCCGCACGGCTCCACCGTCCGCGTGACCCTCGTGGCGGAGGGCGGCGCCCGGACCACCGCCCCCCAGGTCGACAACTGGCGCTCCCCGCGGGACGTGGACGGCGTCCTCACCGGCCAGGCCACCTTCGAGGTGCCCGAGGGCCTCGCCGTGGGCTGGTACGAGGTCCGCGCCGAGTGCCCCGAGGTCGACGGCGGACGCGCGGTCACGACGCCGCTGGCCGTGACCCCGCGGCACCTCGCCAGCACCGACCGGCTGCACGGCCGGCACCGCTGGGGCTACATGGCGCAGATCTACTCGGTGACCTCCGGGCGCTCGTGGGGCGTGGGCGACGCCTCGGACCTCGCGAGCCTCGCCGCGATCTCGGGCGAGCAGGGGGCGGACTACCTGCTGGTCAACCCGCTGCACGCCGCCGAGCCCGCACCGCCGGTGGAGCCCTCGCCGTACCTGCCGACCAGCCGCCGCTTCTTCAACCCCCTCTACCTGCGCATCGCCGAGGTCCCCGAGTACGCCTACCTGCGCCCGGGCGACCTCGAGGTGGTCAACACGCTGGCCGCCATCCAGCGCAAGGACAACCTCGACACCAGCACCATCGACCGGGACAGGGCGTACGCGGCCAAGCTGAAGAGCCTCGAGCTGCTGTTCACCGTCCGCCGCTCCCCGCACCGCCAGCAGCAGCTGCGCCGGTTCGTGGCCGAGGGCGGGCAGGGCCTGCAGGACTTCGGCCTGTGGTGCGCGCTGCGGGAGGAGCTCGGCGAGGACGCCCCCGAGTGGGACGACGCCGCGGCGCGCCCCGACGCCCCGTACGCGGTGGAGGCGCGGACCCGGCTGTCCGACCGGATCGACTTCCACGTGTGGATGCAGTGGCTGCTGGACGAGCAGCTCGAGGCCGCCCAGCGCGCGGCGCACCTGGCCGGGATGGACATCGGCGTGATCCACGACCTCGCCGTGGGCGTGCACAAGCAGGGCGCCGACGCGTGGACGCTCCAGGACGTGCTGGCCCTGGGCGTCAGCGTGGGCGCGCCCGCGGACATGTACAACCAGAAGGGCCAGAACTGGTCCCAGCCCCCGTGGCACCCGGAGCGCCTGGCCGAGGCCGGCTACCTGCCCTGGCGGGACATGCTGCGCACGATCTTCCGGCACGCCGGCGGCATCCGGGTGGACCACGTCCTCGGCCTGTTCCGGCTGTGGTGGATCCCGGACGGCCAGGAGGCCTCGGAGGGCGCCTACGTCTACTACGACCACGAGGCGATGGTCGGCATCCTCGCGCTCGAGGCGGAGCTCGCCGGGGCGGTGGTGGTCGGGGAGGACCTGGGCACCCTCGAGCCGTGGGTGCGGGAGTACCTCGCGGAGCGCGGCGTGCTGGGCACCTCGATCCTGTGGTTCGAGGTGGACGGCGACGAGCCGCTCCCCCCGGCGCAGTACCGGGAGCTGAGCATGGCCTCGGTCAGCACCCACGACTTCCCGCCCACGGCGGGATTCCTGGAGGGCGTGCAGGTGGACGTGCGCCAGGAGCTGGGCCTGCTGGCCCGGCCCGTGGAGGAGGAGCGGGCCGAGGCCCGCCGGCAGCTCGACACGTTCTTCGCGGCCGTCGCCGCGGACGGGCTGCTCCCCGACGGGGACGCCACGGACGAGCAGGGCCTGGTCGAGGCGCTGCACCGCTACCTCGCCCAGTCCCCGGCGCTGCTGTTCAACGTCTCCCTCGTGGACGCCGTCGGCGAGCGCCGGATGCAGAACCAGCCGGGCACGGGGGACGAGTACCCGAACTGGCGCGTGCCCCTGGCCGACTCCGCGGGCAACCCGGTGCTGATCGAGCAGCTGCCGGACAACGCGCGGGCGAACTCCCTGGTGCGCGCCGTCAACGAGGCGCTCGGCAACCGCTCCCGCCTCCGGTCCGTGGGGGAGCCGGGGCAGCCCGAGCACACCGACCGCACGGCGCCCTGA
- a CDS encoding SGNH/GDSL hydrolase family protein, giving the protein MTEPTTPRPATVPLAPPIRYVALGDSMTEGVGDPDPARPNGVRGWADLVAEQLTAAHPDTRYANLAVRGRLLRGIVEEQLEACLALEPTLVSLYAGGNDLLRPRADVDALMGVYEQAVARLRGSGAQVVLFTAFDPGRDAPTSWTRPRQALYNEHVREIADRHGCLVLDYWRMRTLQDWRYWAVDRLHMSTAGHTRVAARVLELLGVEHALELPPTDRLPVTASPGVLKEDLLWAREYLLPWVGRRLRGTSSGDAVAARHPGYTTLLPRPVLPAGPAAPAEPSAPARCG; this is encoded by the coding sequence ATGACGGAGCCGACGACGCCCCGCCCGGCCACCGTGCCGCTCGCACCGCCCATCCGCTACGTGGCCCTCGGCGACTCCATGACCGAGGGCGTGGGCGACCCCGACCCCGCCCGCCCCAACGGGGTGCGCGGCTGGGCCGACCTCGTGGCCGAGCAGCTGACCGCGGCCCACCCGGACACCCGCTACGCGAACCTCGCGGTCCGGGGGCGGCTGCTCCGCGGGATCGTCGAGGAGCAGCTCGAGGCGTGCCTGGCCCTGGAGCCGACCCTGGTGAGCCTCTACGCCGGGGGCAACGACCTGCTGCGCCCCCGCGCGGACGTGGACGCCCTCATGGGGGTCTACGAGCAGGCGGTCGCCCGGCTGCGGGGCTCCGGCGCCCAGGTGGTGCTGTTCACGGCCTTCGACCCCGGCCGGGACGCCCCCACGTCCTGGACCCGCCCCCGGCAGGCGCTCTACAACGAGCACGTCCGGGAGATCGCCGACCGGCACGGGTGCCTGGTCCTCGACTACTGGCGGATGCGCACCCTGCAGGACTGGCGCTACTGGGCGGTGGACCGGCTGCACATGTCGACCGCGGGGCACACCCGCGTGGCCGCCCGGGTGCTCGAGCTGCTGGGCGTGGAGCACGCCCTGGAGCTGCCGCCCACCGACCGGCTGCCGGTCACGGCGAGCCCGGGGGTGCTGAAGGAGGACCTCCTCTGGGCCCGCGAGTACCTGCTGCCCTGGGTCGGGCGGCGGCTGCGCGGGACCTCCTCCGGGGACGCGGTCGCCGCCCGCCACCCCGGGTACACGACGCTGCTCCCGCGCCCGGTGCTCCCCGCCGGTCCCGCGGCCCCCGCGGAGCCGTCGGCCCCCGCCCGGTGCGGCTGA
- the rpmB gene encoding 50S ribosomal protein L28: MAAHCQVTGAQPGFGHSISHSHRRTKRRFDPNIQKKRYWVPSLRRSVTLNVSAKGIKVIDARGIDSVVTDILARGEKI, from the coding sequence ATGGCAGCGCACTGCCAGGTGACCGGAGCTCAGCCGGGCTTTGGGCACAGCATTTCGCACTCGCACCGCCGTACCAAGCGCCGGTTCGACCCGAACATCCAGAAGAAGCGGTACTGGGTGCCGTCGCTGCGCCGCAGCGTGACGCTCAACGTCAGCGCCAAGGGCATCAAGGTCATCGACGCCCGTGGCATCGATTCCGTCGTGACCGACATTCTCGCACGTGGGGAGAAGATCTAG
- the rpmG gene encoding 50S ribosomal protein L33, whose protein sequence is MAKDKDVRPIIKLKSTAGTGFTYVTRKNRRNDPDRMVLKKYDPVVRKHVDFREER, encoded by the coding sequence ATGGCCAAGGACAAGGACGTTCGTCCCATCATCAAGCTGAAGTCCACCGCCGGCACCGGTTTCACCTACGTGACCCGCAAGAACCGCCGCAACGACCCGGACCGCATGGTGCTCAAGAAGTACGACCCGGTCGTCCGCAAGCACGTCGATTTCCGCGAGGAGCGCTGA
- the rpsN gene encoding 30S ribosomal protein S14, translated as MAKKSKIAKNEQRKVVVERYAAKRAELKKTLVDENATDEAREEARLGLQKLPRDASPVRLRNRDQIDGRPRGTLQKFGISRVRFRDMAHRGELPGITKSSW; from the coding sequence ATGGCCAAGAAGTCCAAGATCGCCAAGAACGAGCAGCGCAAGGTCGTCGTCGAGCGCTACGCCGCGAAGCGTGCCGAGCTCAAGAAGACCCTCGTCGACGAGAACGCCACCGACGAGGCCCGCGAGGAGGCCCGCCTGGGCCTGCAGAAGCTGCCCCGGGACGCCTCCCCGGTCCGGCTGCGCAACCGGGACCAGATCGACGGCCGCCCCCGCGGCACCCTCCAGAAGTTCGGCATCTCCCGCGTCCGGTTCCGCGACATGGCTCACCGCGGCGAACTGCCCGGCATCACCAAGTCCAGCTGGTAA
- a CDS encoding HU family DNA-binding protein: MAKNRSELVAEVAEKAGTTNAAVNGVLDAMFQVFEESVSAGEKITIPGWLAVERTDRAARTGRNPQTGETIEIPAGHGVKLTAGSKLKAAVSKK; encoded by the coding sequence ATGGCTAAGAACCGCAGTGAACTCGTCGCAGAGGTCGCCGAGAAGGCCGGCACCACCAACGCCGCCGTGAACGGCGTCCTGGACGCGATGTTCCAGGTCTTCGAGGAGTCCGTCTCCGCCGGTGAGAAGATCACCATCCCGGGCTGGCTGGCCGTCGAGCGCACCGACCGTGCCGCCCGCACCGGTCGCAACCCGCAGACCGGCGAGACCATCGAGATCCCGGCCGGCCACGGCGTCAAGCTGACCGCTGGTTCCAAGCTCAAGGCGGCCGTGTCCAAGAAGTAA
- a CDS encoding copper resistance CopC family protein: protein MPTSTTRRTAALLAAGALTLLPLLPAAAHDELTAVTPEPDSVLTTAPEELELTFSGEIMDIGHQILVTDSEGRSVTEGPLEPEGNTVVQPLAAAGAEDETYRVVWRVVSGDGHPIEGTFSYDVGSGGEPSADPSAAVEDAAASAQDAADRASSGDVPLWLVAVAGGAVALAVLGVVSLVSSRRRKG from the coding sequence ATGCCCACGTCCACCACCCGCCGCACCGCCGCCCTGCTGGCAGCGGGAGCCCTCACCCTCCTGCCCCTGCTGCCCGCAGCCGCGCACGACGAGCTGACCGCCGTCACGCCGGAGCCCGACTCCGTCCTGACCACCGCGCCGGAGGAGCTCGAGCTCACCTTCTCCGGCGAGATCATGGACATCGGCCACCAGATCCTGGTCACCGACTCCGAGGGACGCTCCGTGACGGAGGGCCCGCTCGAGCCGGAGGGGAACACGGTCGTCCAGCCCCTGGCCGCGGCCGGCGCGGAGGACGAGACCTACCGCGTGGTCTGGCGCGTGGTCTCCGGCGACGGGCACCCCATCGAGGGGACGTTCAGCTACGACGTCGGCTCCGGCGGCGAGCCCTCGGCGGACCCGAGCGCCGCGGTCGAGGACGCCGCCGCGAGCGCCCAGGACGCCGCGGACCGCGCCTCGTCCGGGGACGTCCCGCTCTGGCTCGTCGCGGTCGCGGGCGGGGCCGTGGCCCTCGCCGTGCTCGGCGTGGTGAGCCTCGTCTCGAGCCGGCGCCGCAAGGGCTGA
- a CDS encoding copper chaperone PCu(A)C — MPTSLPTSLPTSLPASLPTSLPAALLRTGTVLALGALALTGCASSAQEPAPSAASTSASGVLSPHDAGGAAAHEPLTVEQPWAKAGPAGGMTGVFGTLVNEGDAPVVLTGASAEGVAGAVELHETVLDPETGSTVMQRMQDPVGIAPGESYALEPGADHLMLLDLRCGLRAGDDLELVLRFEGGTQQTVTAAVRDYAGAQEEYAPGHGEDEDAGEDDHADDGEGHAGGHASGTGSPSGATPAADLPGCRG; from the coding sequence ATGCCCACTTCCCTGCCCACTTCCCTGCCCACTTCCCTGCCCGCTTCCCTGCCCACCTCCCTGCCCGCCGCGCTGCTGCGCACCGGCACCGTCCTCGCCCTCGGCGCCCTCGCGCTCACGGGCTGCGCGTCCTCCGCCCAGGAGCCGGCACCGTCCGCCGCGTCCACCTCCGCCTCCGGCGTTCTCTCCCCGCACGACGCCGGGGGCGCCGCCGCGCACGAACCGCTCACCGTGGAGCAGCCCTGGGCGAAGGCGGGCCCCGCCGGGGGGATGACCGGGGTGTTCGGCACCCTCGTCAACGAGGGCGACGCCCCGGTCGTGCTCACCGGCGCGTCCGCCGAGGGCGTCGCCGGGGCGGTCGAGCTGCACGAGACCGTGCTCGACCCCGAGACCGGCAGCACGGTCATGCAGCGGATGCAGGACCCGGTCGGCATCGCGCCGGGGGAGTCCTACGCCCTCGAGCCCGGGGCGGACCACCTCATGCTCCTGGACCTGCGCTGCGGGCTCCGTGCCGGGGACGACCTCGAGCTCGTCCTGCGCTTCGAGGGCGGGACCCAGCAGACGGTCACGGCGGCCGTCCGCGACTACGCGGGCGCCCAGGAGGAGTACGCCCCGGGCCACGGCGAGGACGAGGACGCAGGCGAGGACGACCACGCGGACGACGGCGAGGGGCACGCCGGGGGCCACGCGAGCGGGACGGGGTCGCCCTCCGGGGCCACGCCGGCGGCGGACCTGCCGGGCTGCCGTGGGTGA
- a CDS encoding Dyp-type peroxidase has protein sequence MGEARGLDRRRLLVAGGAAGVGAASALGLESARRAGAPAAAPQDTARAAPQGHGQAVEPFHGPRQAGVATAPQAFAAFVALDLNRDTTRDAVRRLLRVLSEDAAALTQGRAPVADQEPWLAEHPARLTVTLGFGRRLLGLVAPDRVPAWLRPLPPFSIDRLEERWSDGDLLLQICADDRLAVSHAQRVLLKAARSFAAVRWVQDGFRHTVGSVPDGQSMRNLFGQVDGTVNPRGGSEEYERVVHGRDGFAPWVPDGTALVVRRIAMNLDTWDEADTPAREDAVGRRLRDGAPLTGGAEHDEPDLAARGPLGFPVIADYAHVRRSRSEDPLERIHRRVYNYDLPVAGAWGTRGRGATTGGVSDAGMVFAAHCADVDRQFVPIQRRLDELDMLNAWTTPVGSAVFAVPPGCAEGGFVGDVLFED, from the coding sequence GTGGGTGAGGCCCGCGGCCTGGACCGGCGGCGCCTGCTCGTGGCGGGCGGCGCCGCCGGCGTCGGCGCCGCCTCCGCCCTGGGCCTGGAGTCGGCCCGCCGCGCCGGGGCCCCCGCCGCGGCCCCGCAGGACACCGCCCGGGCGGCACCGCAGGGGCACGGGCAGGCCGTCGAGCCCTTCCACGGCCCCCGGCAGGCCGGGGTGGCGACCGCGCCGCAGGCGTTCGCCGCCTTCGTGGCGCTGGACCTGAACCGGGACACCACCCGGGACGCGGTGCGGCGCCTGCTGCGGGTGCTCTCCGAGGACGCCGCCGCCCTGACCCAGGGGCGGGCGCCGGTCGCCGACCAGGAGCCGTGGCTCGCCGAGCACCCCGCGCGGCTCACGGTCACCCTCGGCTTCGGGCGGCGGCTGCTCGGACTGGTCGCCCCGGACCGGGTGCCGGCCTGGCTGCGGCCCCTGCCCCCGTTCTCGATCGACCGGCTCGAGGAGCGGTGGAGCGACGGCGACCTGCTGCTGCAGATCTGCGCCGACGACCGCCTCGCGGTCTCGCACGCCCAGCGGGTGCTGCTCAAGGCCGCCCGCTCCTTCGCCGCCGTGCGCTGGGTGCAGGACGGCTTCCGGCACACCGTGGGCTCCGTCCCGGACGGGCAGAGCATGCGCAACCTCTTCGGCCAGGTGGACGGCACCGTCAACCCCCGGGGCGGCAGCGAGGAGTACGAGCGGGTGGTCCACGGCCGGGACGGCTTCGCGCCGTGGGTCCCGGACGGCACGGCCCTGGTCGTCCGCCGGATCGCCATGAACCTGGACACCTGGGACGAGGCGGACACGCCGGCGCGGGAGGACGCCGTCGGGCGGCGCCTGCGCGACGGCGCCCCGCTGACGGGCGGTGCCGAGCACGACGAGCCGGACCTCGCCGCGCGGGGGCCGCTGGGCTTTCCCGTCATTGCGGACTACGCCCACGTGCGCCGCTCCCGCTCGGAGGACCCCCTCGAGCGGATCCACCGGCGGGTCTACAACTACGACCTGCCCGTGGCGGGTGCCTGGGGCACCCGGGGCCGGGGCGCGACCACCGGAGGGGTCAGCGACGCGGGGATGGTCTTCGCGGCGCACTGCGCGGACGTCGACCGCCAGTTCGTCCCGATCCAGCGCCGGCTCGACGAGCTCGACATGCTCAACGCCTGGACCACCCCGGTCGGGTCCGCGGTCTTCGCCGTGCCCCCGGGCTGCGCGGAGGGAGGGTTCGTGGGGGACGTGCTCTTCGAGGACTGA